From Helicobacter sp. MIT 99-5507:
GGAAATGCAAAAAAACAAAAAATAGAGAATCTATTCTTAAGGGTTGCAAAAAAAGTAGATGAATTAGAAGAATTAAACAAACAAAATAATATAGAATCTTTTGATTTTAAGAGCTTAGAGAGTATATTTGATGAGATTGAAGAGATAAAAGGACTATTTAAAAGCAAGAAATTTATTAGTATTTTCAATGAAGCTTCACAAGCATATATTTTTCATCAAGAAATGGAACTTGCAAAAATTATTACAAAACACACAAGCAATGAAATAGAAATCCAAGTAAAAAAAATAGAATGGCTTTTTGCACATAAACAATGGCTATTTTGCCTCGCTGGCTGTATGGATAGTGTGCTATTTTGCGTAAAAGAAAGTTTTGATAAATGGGATTTAGAATCTTGATTTTGGTGAAATATCTAAATCATTCATATCTATAAATTGTTTCAATTTATACGCCTCAATAGCGCATCTGCCAATCATCGCTGCATTGTCACTACAAAATTCTAGCGGTGCAAATAAAATCTCTTTATTATAATCATTACACAATGAAATAAGATTCTCTCGTAAAACCATATTTGCGCTTGCTCCACCAACAACACCAAAATATTTAATATTTTTTGCACTAGATTCTAAATAAATTTTACTTTTTTTAATGATATGTGAAATAGCGCTTTTTTGAAATGCAAAACAAATATCATCTATCAAATTGTCATTAAGTTTTTTATCTTGCAAAAATAATCTCACAGCATTTTTAAGCCCAGAAAAACTAAATGCAAGATCTTTATTGTGAATAAGTGGGATTGGAAAAGTGATATTATCTTTTCCATTTTTTGCTCTAGATTCTATGATAGGACCTCCAGGATACGAAAGACTTAGCATTTTTGCAACCTTATCAAATGCCTCACCAAAACTATCATCAAGAGTGCCTGCAATAATCCTAATATCATTATAAGAATAAGCCTCTATTATCAAGGTATGTCCGCCAGATAGCAATAAAATAGCAAGTGGAAAAATACTCTCTTTTTCTAAAAATAAAGAATAAATATGCCCTTTTAGGTGATTTATATTTAAAAGTGGAGCTTTGAGGCTTAAATGAAGTGCTTTTGCCATCATCACACCTTCAATAAGCGATACGCTAAGCCCTGGTTCATTTGTAACTGCTATCCCTGCAATATCACCAAAATCAATATTTTTATCTCTTAGATTGCAAAGTATTTTTGGTAACATCACAGCATGAAGTCTTGAAGCGATTTCTGGCACTACACCGCCATAATTTGAATGCTCTAAGTCTTGAGAAATTTTTTGATGAAATAAAATTTTATAATCATCTATTCTTGTTATTGCAATACTGCTATCATCACAACTGCTTTCAATACTTAAAATCAAATCCAAAATACAACGCTCTTTTTGTTAAAATTATAACCTAAAATATCGTAAGGATAAAAATGCAAAATAAAGAATTAAGGTTTATAGGTGAATGGGAAA
This genomic window contains:
- the tsaD gene encoding tRNA (adenosine(37)-N6)-threonylcarbamoyltransferase complex transferase subunit TsaD; its protein translation is MILSIESSCDDSSIAITRIDDYKILFHQKISQDLEHSNYGGVVPEIASRLHAVMLPKILCNLRDKNIDFGDIAGIAVTNEPGLSVSLIEGVMMAKALHLSLKAPLLNINHLKGHIYSLFLEKESIFPLAILLLSGGHTLIIEAYSYNDIRIIAGTLDDSFGEAFDKVAKMLSLSYPGGPIIESRAKNGKDNITFPIPLIHNKDLAFSFSGLKNAVRLFLQDKKLNDNLIDDICFAFQKSAISHIIKKSKIYLESSAKNIKYFGVVGGASANMVLRENLISLCNDYNKEILFAPLEFCSDNAAMIGRCAIEAYKLKQFIDMNDLDISPKSRF